The genomic stretch CCGGGCACCAGCGCGCACCCGGCGCTCGACGACAACGGCTTCTACGTCGCGTTCGAGTCGACCCGTACGAACCTCTGCGCCGACAGCTGCTCGGGCTCGGGCGGCGCCGAGGACCGCAACGGGGCGGTGTCCGACGTCTTCCGGCGCACCCTCGACACGGCCAAGGCGCCGTGGCCGGAGCACATGCAGCGGCCGAGCTACTCGTGCGGCTCGAAGGGCATCGGCACGCCGTGCGTCGTCGACGCCTACGCCAACGGGCCGAGCAACAACCCGGAGATCTCGGGCGCCGGCGAGTACGTCGTCTACGACTCGGCGGCGACGAACCTGCGGGAGTCGCTGTCGATCGTGTCCATCGACCCGAACGGGCCGGTGCGCGACGTCTTCCTCTGGAACGGGCCGCGTGAGCGCCAGGCGGGCAACGTGTCGCGGGAGAGCCGCTATGCCGATCCGTCGCGGGCGCAGCAGTTCTTCAACGGCCCGACGACGAAGCCGAGCATGTCCAGCCGCGGCAACTACTTCGGGTTCACCGGCGAGTTCGCGACCGGCGGCGACCCGCCCAAGCCGGTCGCCGGGGTCGACCCGTCGTGCTCCGCGGGCGCGACCTGCGCGCTGCCGAACGTGTTCATGCGCTTCGGCGGCGGCTCGGACGAGGGCTTCGAGACGGGCTGAGCCTCCGGAACGCCGCCGATGGGCCCCGGGTACGCCGGGGCCCATGAGGCGCCTCGCGTCCTAGACTCCGGGACGTGAGTCCAGCCCGGCGCGCCGCTTACGTCGTGCTGCGACGAGTCTTCGAGCAGGGCGCCTACGCGGATCGCGCGCTGCGCAAGGTCGCCGAGGGGCTCGACGCCCGCGATCGGGCGTTCGCCACCCAGCTGGCCTTCGGCGCCGTCCAGCGCCGCGGCACGCTCGACCACGTCGCCGCCCACCTCGCCGACCGGCCCGTCGACCGGCTCGACCCGCCGGTCGCCGCCGCGCTGCGGCTCGGCCTCTTCCAGATCCTCTACCTCGACGGCGTGCCCGATCACGCGGCGGTCGACGAGTCCGTCGAGCTCGTCAAGGCCGACGCGCCCCGCGCCGCCGGGCTCGTCAACGCCGTCCTGCGCCGCGGGGCCGACGAGGGGCCGCGCATCGTCGCCGCGCTCACCGACGAGACGCCCGAGCAGGCGGCCATCCGCCACAGCGTCCCGGAGTGGCTCGCCCGCCTGTGGTTCGACGAGCTCGGCCCCGACGAGGCGCGGGCGCTGCTCGCAGCGGGCAACCAGCCCGCCGAGCACGCCCTGCGCGCCAATGCGCTCGTCCTCACCGCGCGCGAGCTGCTGGCCCGCCTGCCCGTGGCCGCCCACCTCGGCCTCGAGCCCGAGGAGGCGATCGTCGCCGACGCCCCCTTCGACGCGCACGGCTCCCCGCTCTTCGCCGCCGGCGCGATGCTCCCGCAGTCGCGCGCCTCCCAGCTCGTCGCCCACGCCGTCGACCCGCAGCCCGGCGACCGCGTCCTCGACCTGTGCGCCGCCCCGGGCGGCAAGACCACGCACCTCGCCGCGCTCACCGGCGACGAGGGCCGGATCGTCGCCG from Capillimicrobium parvum encodes the following:
- the rsmB gene encoding 16S rRNA (cytosine(967)-C(5))-methyltransferase RsmB; amino-acid sequence: MSPARRAAYVVLRRVFEQGAYADRALRKVAEGLDARDRAFATQLAFGAVQRRGTLDHVAAHLADRPVDRLDPPVAAALRLGLFQILYLDGVPDHAAVDESVELVKADAPRAAGLVNAVLRRGADEGPRIVAALTDETPEQAAIRHSVPEWLARLWFDELGPDEARALLAAGNQPAEHALRANALVLTARELLARLPVAAHLGLEPEEAIVADAPFDAHGSPLFAAGAMLPQSRASQLVAHAVDPQPGDRVLDLCAAPGGKTTHLAALTGDEGRIVAVERHAGRADQLRATARRLHAGSVEVVHGDAAAFTAAEPFDRVLVDPPCSGLGTLRSRPDLRWRATPQSIAELTGEQRAIIDAAANALAPGGRLVYSTCTLSTAENERQIDALLARRPDLALDQVRTTLPHRDRTDGFFIAALSRTL